The Chthonomonadales bacterium genome segment TCGCGCTCCTCGCGGTAGTCCACGAGGGCCTGGGCCATCTGGTTGCGGATCGCGGTATCACGCGCGGCCTGGCGGGCCTCCGCGGCAGCCGCGGCAGCGCGGGCCTCCTCGAGCTGGCGCTGCACGAGCTCGGGCGGGCCGCCCGCCAGCGATCGGGCCTGGCTTGCCAGGGCGAGCACGGTCAGGTGGAGCGCGATGCGCTCATCGTAGCTCTCCTGGCGCGACTCCTCGATCAGCGCCTGCGTGCGCGCGCGCAACTCGACGGCCATCGCCCGGATGTCGGCGGCAGCTTGCCGACTGGCGGCCTGCCGCTCGCGCGCCAGCACTCGCTGGCTGCGCGCGTTCAGGATGTCGCGCAACGCTTCGAGCCGCCGCAGCGCCGGCCGGATGGCTACCTCCATCTCGGAAGTGGCCGCGCCCGGACGCGGGGCAGGCGCCGGCAGCGGCCGTGGGAGCGCCACGGCCGCCGGGCGAGGCACGGGCGGCGGCGCGGCCGAGGGAGGGCCCGCCTGCACGGGCGCCGTGGCGGCGGGCCAGGCCGGGTGCAGCGGCAGCAGTGCCGTCAGGTTCACGTAGGCCGCCCTCGGCGGCGGCGAGGGAGCGCGGCAGGCCGTCAGCGCGCAACAGAGAAGGCACGCGGCCGCTGCCCTCCCGGCAAGGGTGGCGGGGCCGCGTGCCTTTCGGGCACTACTTCTTGTTGAGCTCAGCCAGAACCGCGGCCGTAAGATCCGTGCCCGCATAGAGCGCTACCTGGCCGTCGAACACGATCGAGATGCCCTTGTCCGTGGCCACCTTGCCCACGGCAGAGCGGAAGTTCTTCATCAGCGCTTCCTGGTTGGAGACGGCGAACTCGCGGAGGCTGTTGTCCTCGGTCTCTTTAAGTGCCGCGAATGCCTGCTTCGCCTTGTCAAAGGCCGCGGCGGCGTCCTTGATGCGCTGGCGGTCGGCGTCGGAGAGGTCTTTGTCCGGCTTCTGGCGCAGGGCGTCGATCTCGGCGCCGAGCCGGGCGCCCTTGTCCGTGAGTTCCTTGATTCGCGCGCTGTCGGCGGCGGAGCGGCTCGCCGGTGCCTTGTCGGTCAGCTTGTCGAGTTCCACCTGCTCCTCCTCGGTGAGGAAGGGCATGGAATCGCGGCGGGCGAGCTTGGCCTGCGAACTGGCTTGCCGGGCCTTCAGATCCGTCTGGACGAGCTGCATGGCCTTATAGCCGTCGGTCACCTTCTGAACGTCGACGGTGGCGAAGCCGCCGGACTTGCCCGACTGGCCCGAGGCGCTGACTGCGAACGCGAGGCAAACGATGATGGCGGACGCGATCAGGGCCCTCCACCACCCAGGGGACTGCGGCATACGGGTACTCCTCTCGGTATCAGACCGGGTCATTATAGCACGACTCCCGAAGCCAGCGTCGGCGTGCTCGGGCGCTCCCGGCGGGAGCGCGTCGGCGCCCGTCAGAACACGTGGCCGATGCTGAAGTGCGTCTTGGCGCCCTCGCGGCCGAAGCCCTGATCGATGCGGATGGGACCGATCGGGGTGACCACACGGAGCCCGAGTCCCAGGCCTAGCGACGGGCTGAAGCCTGCGTGCTGCGCGAACCCCTGGAACCTAACGTTCTCATAGGCTCCGCCCCAGGCATCGCCTATGTCGGCGAACAACACGCCGGTGAGGGCGTTGGCCAGGGGAGCGCGGTACTCGACCGAGCCAAGAAACATGTTCTTGCCCCAGAAGCGGTCCTCGTTGTAGCCGCGAAGCGTCTCGGCGCCGCCCACGAAGTACTGCTCAAAGAAGGGCAGCGTGCCCGTCGAGGTGCCGAGCACCAGGCGCAGGGCGATCACGTTGCGTCGGTCCTTCAGGTTCTTGCGCGCCCCCTGGAGGCTGAAGTAGCGGCGAGCGTCGGCCTGGTACTTCTGGAAGGTCACCGTTCCGAAGACGCCACCGACCGGCGTGGAGCCACCCGTCGTCCGCACCGGCTTGAGGTCGGCTTGCCCGACGTCCAGGCTGTAGAGCTCGTAGCCGCCGGAAGCAGGATCCAGGTCAACATCGCGCGTGTTGTGGGTTACGCGGAAGTTGACGGCGGCGAGAGGACCGTTCTGCAGCGCGGCGGCGTCCGTCGGGTTCAGGTCGAGCGGCGGCACGCGCACATTGTCGTACCGGAGCCCCACGTAGCCGCGGTAGGTCTCGCTGAACGGTCGAGAGACCATCACTTGGCCACCGGTGCGCACCTCGTAGTAGTCCGTGCTGTTGGTTGGCGTGTCCGGGCTACTGATGCGCTGGGCGAAGCGGTACACCGTCTTGTCGTAGAGGTTCACCGAGAGCGAGGTGTGCCGCTTATCCAGCCAGGGCTCCGTGAAGCCGACCTCAAACCCGCTGCGGTTGGCGAGGCCGCCTGTATCCCAGCGCAGGCTGATCTGCTGGCCGCGGCCCAGGAAGTTGCTCTCCCCCACCTCGGCGCCACCGACCAGCTGGTTGCGGCTGCTGTAGCCCACAAATACCGACACGGTGCCCGTGCGCTTCTCCTGCATGCTCAGGTTGAGGTCGACCACGCCCGGGGAGGGCTGGCCGATGGTCGGCGAAACGTCCTCGAAGAGGCCCGTATTGTAGATGCGAGTGTAGTCCTTGCGAAACTGGTCGATGTTGAAGTACTCCCCGGACTTCTGCGACATTTCGCGCGTGACCACGAACTCCTTGGTCTTCTTGAGCCCGGTGATCCGCACCTGGCCGATGCGGCCCACCACGATTGGCAGCGTCAGGATTCCGTTGTTGAACGAGATGTCGCTGGAGACGAAGGCCTGATACCCGTGGTCCGTGTAGTAGGTCTGGATGCGGTCGATGTCGCTGCGCAGCGTGCCCATGTTGAGCACGCGGCCCTCCGTGGTCTGGAGCAGGTCGCGAATGATGGCCGCTCTCACGGGGCCGGTGCCGGTGATGTTGATGCCGCGCACGACGTCGTTCTCGTCGACCTCGATCACGACCTTGGCGGCCTCGCCCTCGATCTGGGCCTGAACGGTGACGCCCGCTTCCGGGTTATCGGGATGGTTGGCGCCGAAGTTCTGTGTGAGAAGGAGCCGCCGCTTGGCCTCATCGAGCGATGCCTGTGTGAGCGGGTCGCCGACCTTCAGGCCCGACGTAGCGACGATGGACTCGCGGTTGATGCTCTTGTTGCCGACTACCACGATATCCACGATCTTCGGTGGCTGTGGCTGGGCGGGCTGCGGCTGGGCGGGCTGCGGCTGGGCGGGCTGTGGCTGGGCGGGCTGCGGCTGGGCGGGCTGTGGCTGGGCAGGCTGCGGCTGGGCGGGCTGTGGCTGGGCGGGCTGTGGCTGGGCGGCCGCCAGCAGAGGCACGAGCCAGCCGGCCAGGGCGATACACGCGGCAGCCAGCCGAACCAGCCTGCGTCTACCAACTCCACTCACCAAGTTGCTGCTCCTTCCTTGCGGACCCATCATGGCGCCGAGCCTCGGGGCGGGAATGTCGCCCGAGGTCGAGGCCGTGGGGCCGTGACCAGCCGTGCGCGTTGTGCGCGGGACGCCGCCGCCGGGCTAGAGGTCGGGGCCTAGCTTGCGACGGAGCATCGCGCGAGCGCGCGACAACCGCGTCTTCACGTTGTCGATGGTAAGGCCGGTGGTGGCCGCGATGTCGTTGTAGGCGAGCCCGTTCATCTCGCGCAGGACGACAACCTCGCGGTACTCGGGCGGCAGCGTCTCCACGGCCGCGAGGATGCGGGCGCGGGTCTCCTTCGCCTCGAGTACCGTGTGGGGCGCCTGGCTGAGGTCGGCGATCTCGCGGCCGGAGGTCGGGCCGCCCTCGTCCCAGGCCGGCGGCTCGTCCAGGGACTGCATGTGGAGGGATCGCGTGCGCCCTCGCTGCCGAAGCCGGTTGCGACAGTGGTTCACGGCGATCTGGTAGAGCCAGGTGTAGACCTGCGACTCGCCGCGAAACCCGCGATACGCCCGGTAGGCGCTGATGAAGGTCTCCTGCGTGATGTCAGCGGCCTCTTCGTGATCGCCGAGGAACCTGTACACGAGGTTGAAGATCTTCTTCTCATACGCGGCGACCAGAGCATCGAAGCTCCTGTTGGCGTGCGCGTCGCCGGGCGGAAGATCAGGCATCGGCCGGCCCTCAGGGCATACCCGGTCTGGCGCCGGTCTGCGCGCGCCGCCCGCCTGCGTCGCTGGTGGCGCGGCTCGGAAAGGCAGCACTTGGCCTGTGTTTCCCTCTAGAACCTGAAGACTCCTTCCACCCGGTACTCGTTCGTCCGTTGATCGTCGATGGTGTACGAGAGCTGAATGTGGCTGCGCACGCGGTAGCTGAGCTTGAGCTCCCAGGCGGCCGGCACCGAGCTGCCGGCCAGTCGCGCTCCAGAAAGGCGGCGCCAGTAGGTTACCTCGAAAGGCCCGAAAAGCGGTCGCGAGACGCGCAGCGTGAACTGCTCGAACGTGTTGTACTCCAGCGCGAACTCGCTGAACCCGAGCGCGCGGCCGATCCCGAGTTGATCGAGCAGGCCGGGCAGGAGACCGGCCGAGAGGATCTCGGTGAACTGCTCGGCGAGCGCGCGCCCCACGTTGCCCTGGCGGCTGAAGAGGCTCTCGATGGCGGCCTGGCCGCCGAGCAGGCCGGTCACCCGCCGCTGCAGCCCGGCGGAGGTGAGAGCCAGATCCGGCGGGTCCGAGCGGAAAGTCAGCCGCAGGCCCCGCCCGGCTCCCGCGCCCGGGGTGTCATCCGAGCCAAGGATCGAGACAGGCGCTTCGGAGTTGATCGGCCCCTGAGCCTCCACCGTGATCGTGTAGCGCTTGCGCACGCCGTTCACCGAGGTGGCCGTCAGTCGCGTCTGCGCGGTCACGTTCACCAGAATGGCCAGCGTCGGGTCCGTCAGGTGCACTTCCGTGTAGGCGGGGTAGCGCACGGTGACGGTGCCTCCGCTCGCGATGGTGAACCGCGCGGTCGGGAACGCCAGAGTGCCGCCGTCGACCGTCAGTGTGCCGTTGATCGAGGGGCTCTCGATCGTGCCGCCGATCTCGACAGGCGCGCCCTCGGCGGAGCTGACCGACACCGTCATCATGGCCGCGCTGACACGCACCCGCTCGCCCAGGCGGATGGCCAGGTCGAAGCTGGGAAGCACGGGGAGAGCCACCGGCCCGCCGACGGCTTCGGCCACGACCTCGGGCATCTTGAAGTCGGTGCGTCGGACGCGGATGTCGCCCGCGATGTGCGGCCGGGCGACGTCACCCGTGACCGTCAGGGCGAGACCTGGCTCGGCCTCCGCCGCGCCGGCCAACTCGCCGACGGCTCGCCCCGTGCCGAACACTGGCAGAGGCGCCTCGGCGAACACGATCCGCTGCGCTGTGATGGTCAGCGGCTCGCCCCCTGCCACACCGGGCCGCAGCGGCAGCGAGCCGCGCACGACGAGCGGCGAGCCCTTGACCACCGCGGCCCCCGTGCGCGGGTCGATCACGTCGACGCGCGCGGAAAACTCTTTGCCCGTCAGCGGGTTGCGGCCGATGCGCAGCCGGTCGCCCGCAAGCTCCAGCGTAGCGTCAACATCATCCAGAACGGTCGACATGCGGTCGTAGCGGATGCGGTTCGCCGTCACGACAACGGTGCCGGTCACGTTGGGGGGAGCGGCTCCCGACGCGATCTCCTGGTCTGCGCGGCGCAACTCCGCCAGAGTGCCCTGGTAGGCCATGTCGGCGCGGATCCGACCATCCAGGTCGATGTCGATCCCGGGCAGGAGCGCGTTGAACAGGTCGAGGCTCTGCTCGGGGAGATGGGCCTCCAGGCGGATCGGCGCATCATCCGCCACATAGGGCGGGCCCCAGGCGAAGCGCGTCTCGCCGCTCGCGTGGGCCTCGTAGCGCTCGGGCGGGCCGGTCTCCCCGGGCGCGGGCGGCTTCGAGAGCCCGACCGCGAGATCCTCCACATAGAGGCGGTTGCCTGCGATGCCGGCCGCCAGGCGGACCGCGTCGAACTGCACGGCCGGCGGCGCCGTGGGGCTGGCGACCTCGCCGGCGCGGATCGCGACGTTGCGCAACTCGGCAGTGACCGTCAGGTCGGGACTGGAGGGCGTGCCGCCGACCGCCCGCACCACGGCGTTGTCGACCGTGCCGCCGATTCGTGCCAGGATGGCGCGCCCCGGAAACCACCGGCGCAGCAAGTCCATCGTCAGGTTGTTCACCTGCACCTCGCCCCGGAGGCTCTCATCGACGACGAGCGTGCCGCTGGCGCCGATAGAGAGGTCTTCCGCCTCCAGCGTGGCCTCCTCGAGCGCGATGCGGCCGGCGTCGGCTTTCACGCTGCCGCGAAACCTTCGGATCGGCTGGCCTCCCACCTCCATGTCGACGGCCTGCCACTCGAAGGAGGCGCGCGGCTCTGTGGCGAGGCCCGAAACCCCAAACCGCGCGTCTAGCGAGCCACTCAACGGGTTGATGGCCGGGCTGAGCCACTGGGTGACGATGGAGTCGGGCCGACCCGCGAGGGCGGGACTGCGCACCGCGATCTGCTGCAGCACGTCGAGCGAGAAGTTGCGAACGCGTCCCTCCACGCTCACGGCGTTTCTCTCCTGGTCGTAGAGCGCTTCGTCCAGCGCGACGTAGCGCTGGTCGGTGCCGATGCGTATGGGCGGCTCGTCCGGCGTGGCCGCGGCCGCGCGCCAGCGCCCATCGTTCACCTCGACGCGGGCTCGCATGTCGCCAAGGGGCTCCTCGGCCACGGTCAGGTCGCTTACCGAGACAACAATGGTTCCCGAGAGCCCGGCGACCTTCCCCTCCGCCAGCGTACCGTCCAGTGTGCCGTGCGCCGCGGCCGTTCCGGTCAGGTGGGTGTAGGGGTTCTCCAGCAGGCTGAGCGGAACGTCGTTGGCCTCGAAGGAGGCGTGCAGCCCGCCGGACCGCTCGAGCGACGCCGTGCCGGTGAGGGTGGCCTGGTCGAGCCTGGCGATCAGGTCGCGCACGCGCAAGGTGTGGTCGGCCAGCGCGTAAGTGACCACCGCGGTCATGCGGTCGAGGATAACGTCGCCGAACCCTGGCCGATCGACCTGGATCGGATCGGCCGCGATGCGGACGTTGGGTAGCGTGCCGGTCACCTCGATCTGGCCGCTGGCGGTGCCGGTGACGGTCGCCTCGTTGCCGGCCATCCGCGCGGCATCCTGAACCTCCAGATGCTCGAAGCTGCCGCTGAGCGCCACGCTGGCCTGGCCGGAGAGCGGCCGCCGAACCATGCCAGTGAGCTCCAGGGTGGCGGGCAGCCTCTGCGCGTCGGCTTGCACCGAGAGCGCCTCCGTCGTGCCAGTGATCGCGATCGTGGCCACGTCCACCTGGAACTTGCCCAGCCCGGCGCCGAACGTCTGCGCCCGCGCCGTGATCCGGGGCCGCGACCAGGGCCCACGCGCCTCGAACCGGCGCACGAACAGGACCCCGGTCAGTGGCTGATCGGGAGCGGCGTCAAGCTTGATCGGAAGGTCTGCCAGGTGGATGCCGCGCGCCGTGCCACGCAGTGCCAGTGTGCGGGCGGCGACGTCGATGGTGCCCCGGGCGATCGCCACGGCTGACCCGGCGCGCAGGAGCAGGGGCTCAACGCGCACCACGCGCCCGTCGGACGATAGAGACGCCGACAGCCCGTCGAACGCCATATCGTTCAGGTTTAGCGATGAAACTCGTACAGTCATGCGCCCGGAAGGCAACGTGGACCCGGTGGTGCCCTGGGCGTCCACGTCGACGCTGGCGATGCCGGCCACCTTCGCGTTTCGGGGGAGCCGCGTGACGAGGTCGGGGATCCGCGCCAGGCGCACGCCGCGCAGGCGCGCCGCGGCGCTGTAGCGGATGGGGCCCGGCCCGAGCGCGACGTCCACGCGGGCGTTGATGGCGCCCCCGGCGATGCTTGCCCGGACGTCGAGGGCCGCGCGCCGCTCGGCGTACTCGCCCGATAGGCGGATGGCGGTGACGCGGTAGTCGCGGAAGCGCACCAGGGGCAGCGTCCCCGCGACGGCCACGCGCGGGTGCGCCAGGGTGCCGGCGGCCGCGACCCGGAAGTCGCCGGGCTCGGCGCCGGTCCGCGCGCCGCGCGCCGAGCCGGAGGCGGAGACGCGGCCCGCGAGCTGGAACGCCGGGTCCGTGAGCGTGCCGCGCACCGTGCCGCGCGCCGTCAGGCTGCCTCGCACGCCCTCCAGCCCCAACTCGCGCGCCCGCGTGGTCATGCCGGCGGCAGCGATGAGCGGCGCGATGGCGGGCGCCGCCACGCGCACGCGCGCGTCGACGCGCGTCCTCGTCAGGCCGATAGCGCGCCCATCCACCACGACGGTGGCGCCAGCGAGCGTTCCGGCCGCCTGCCCGGCCAGCGTATCGCCGACCAGCGTGAAGGTTGCGTTGATCTGTCGGAGCGGGCGCGCCAGCCGCGTCGAGGCGAGCGACGCGTCCCGGACGGCCGCCTCGCCCCAGAGGCCGACGGCGGCGAGACCCTGCGCGTCGGGCCGTGTCAGCACGGTCAGGCGTCCGGAGGCGCGCCCAGCGGTCACGTCCAGATCGGCGGGAAGGAAACGCGGCACGGCGCTGGCCAGCGCGACGTTCGTCGCCCAGACGGTCAGGGCGATGGCTCGAGCCTGGGTGTCGTAGGTGCCCTGCGCCTCCATCGAATCGAAAAGGCGGCTCGCGCTGCCCATGTTCACGTGCCAACTGAGGCCGCGGTCTCGGTAGGTGTCGATGTGGCCCGCCACGCCGGTCAGCGTCATGTGGAGGGGGCGAGGCGTCCTGCCGCGGCCGTGTGGGGCGGCCGCATCGTTGTACACGATGGTGGAGTCGGCGAGGGTGAGGCGTCCGACGATGGGGCGACCCTCCGGCTTCCTCGGCGGCCGGATAAGGTCGGCGAAGTTCCAGCGGCCCGCGGCGTCACGGGCCACGTGGGCCCACAGGCCTTCGGCGCGCGCGGCGCCGAAGATGGGCACCGCCTGGTCGCGCTCGAGCAGCAGGTTCACCAGGTCTAGGTCGACCTCCACGCGCCGGGCAGTTGCGATGGGGCCGCTCTCGGCAAGGGTGCGCCCGGCGGCCACGGCGACGTCTGCCAGCACCAAGTGGCCGCCCCGTACGCGCGCGGAGCCGATGCGCACCTCGTGGCCAAGCGCGGCCGTCGCGGCCTGGGCCAGCAGCGGACCGATTCCCTGGCTCGCGCGCGTGAGATAGCGTCGCACCGCGAAGTAGCCGAACATGGCGATGGCGACGAGCGGGATAGTGAAGACGAGGAGGGTGAGGAGCCGGCGCAGGGACCGCATCATTTCGCTCCGGCTGCCGGTCCTCGCCAGCGGTGGGGTTCGGCTCCGGGGAACCGGGGAGCGTAGCCGTGGTCCCTCGGTACGGTGCGTGCAAGCATCGGCGCGTCCCCGCCGGTCAGGCGAGCGCGGCCGTCGCTGCCAGCCGGTCGCTCAGGATGCGCCTTGAGAACTCGATGGCGTTGTAGCTGCTGCGCGTGAAGGGGCCGGCCGCCACGAAGAGGAAGCCCATCTCCATGCCGACGCGCTCCAGTTCGGTGAAGACCTCGGGCCGCACGTACTCCTTCACGGGCAGGTGGCTCATCGTCGGGCGCAGATACTGGCCGATGGTGACCGTGTCGACCTCGGCGGCTCGCAGGTCGCGCAAGGCGTGCACGACCTCGTCGAAGGTCTCACCCAGGCCGAGCATCATGCCGGATTTGGTGAAGATGCGCCGGTCCAGGGCCTTGGCCGCCCGCAGAACATCGAGCGAGCGCTGGTAGCGGGCCTGAGGGCGCACCTCGGGCGAGAGCCGCTCGATGGTCTCGATGTTGTGGTTGAAGATGTCGGGTTGCGCGTCGGTGACCGCCCGAATGCACCAGCGCTTGCCCTTGAAGTCCGGCGTCAGCACCTCCACGATCACCCCGGGCATGACCTCGCGCAGCGCCCGGATGGTTGCGGCGAACTGGCCGGAGCCCTCGTCGGGCATCTCGTCGCGGGCTACGGAGGTGACAACGACGTGGCGCAGCCCCATGCGCCGCGCCGTCTCGGCCACCCGTGCGGGCTCGTCGGGATCCGCCGCGTGCGGCCGACCGACCTTGATGGCGCAGAAGCCACAGGCGCGGGTGCAGATGTCGCCGAGGATCATGAACGTGGCGGTCTTCTTCGACCAGCACTCGCCGAGGTTGGGGCAGCGGGCACTCTCGCAGACCGTGTGGAGGCTGGCCCCGCGCACCATGCGCTCGACCTCGCGGACGGTCCGCGGATCGGGGATCTTCTTGGTGAGCCACTCGGGGAGCGTTCGGTTCACGGAGTGTCCTTCCCGTCACCTGTGCGGCGGTTCGGCCGGTCGCCGCCGGTTGGGTCCCAGTGTACCGGATCCGCTCCCGTGCGTCAACCGCCGTTGGGCCGGGACGCGCCGTTGGGCCGGGGCAGCGGCCCGGCGGCGCCGCCCCGGCCCCGCTCGGGCCGCTACGGGCGCTCCGGCCGGCCGTTGCGCGCCGAGCGGTTCGCGGCCAGCGTGACCGCCAGCGTGCGCAGCGCGTCCTCGTAGGGAGAGAGGATGCCCGCGCGGTCCCCGGTGGCCACCGCGCGCACGAAGGCGCGATCCTCCTCGACGGTGGGATTGCCGTCAGGCGGCGCCACCTCCTCGCCCGCCGCCGTGAGCGCGCGGCACCGGGAGCTCTCCACCTCCACCACGATGTCCGGCGTGACGACGTGCAGGCCCACGGTGTAGCCGAATCCCTTGAGCAGGCAGGTGTTGGAGAACGAGCCGAGGGCTCCGCTGGCGAACTTCGCGGTCATCGTGCCGACGTCGGTCACCGTGAAGTCCTCCACGTCCGCCAATGCACGCGTCGTCATCGCCGCGTAGACCTCCACGATCTCGCCGCAGAGGTAGCGGGCAAGGTCAACGATGTGTGTGGTCTGCTCGACCATCTGTCCGGCGGACATGTCCATCCGGCGCCACCAGTGCACGCCCGGCATGCCGCCCAACCAGTAGCCGAGGGCCATGCCGATGGTCTTGCCCTCCAGGCGCTCGCGCGCCATGCGTGTGCAGGCCATGTAGCGCCAGTGGTAGCCGACCGACGTGACGAGGTCGGCCATGCGCACGGCCTCCAGGATCGTCGTGGCGCGCTCGAGCGTGTTGGCGATGGGCTTCTCGACGAAGAAGGGGATGCCTCGGCGGGCAAGCTCCTCCTCCTGCCCGACGTGCGCGTGCGGCGGCAGGCAGACGTAGGCGGCGTCCGGCCGCTCGGCGTCCAGCATCGCGCCGAGCTCGGCGTAGGGCTTGCCGCCGTAGGTCCCGGCGGCGGCGCTGGCGCGAGCCTGGTCGATGTCGCAGAAGGCGACCATCCTGGCGTCCTCGATCTGGCTGAGCGCGCGCATGTGGGCGTTGGCGATGCCACCCGCCCCGACGAAGGCGACACGGACCGGCATGTGGGGAGCCTCCTTCCGAACAGCAGAGTAGCGTTCCCCGTCTTCTTCACCGGCGCGCCCCGGTCTCCTGCCGTCGCGGCGCCAACCAGCGCGGCGGCGGCGGCCTCGCGGCTATCGGTCTGGTGGCGCCGCGGCGAGGCGGACGCGGTCTCGTCCCGGTCCCCCGTCGGAGGGGTTGCTCAGGCCAAGCACGGCGTCTCGGGGGGCCAGGCCGGCCAGTCCCGGCGCCAGCGACACAGCCAGCTCGTACTGCGGGGCGGACAGCGCCACGGCCGGGAGCCGGCCCTCGATCAGCGCGGCGCGCTGGCCGGCGTTTAGGGATCCGTACAGGCGGACCGTCCAGTACTCCTGCTGGATCCGCTCCGCGTCGTCCCGGAATGGGAGCACGGAGCGCATCATCACCGCCGTCGGCTCGGGCAGCGACTCCTCGCTCGGTTCGGCGGGCG includes the following:
- a CDS encoding OmpH family outer membrane protein — encoded protein: MPQSPGWWRALIASAIIVCLAFAVSASGQSGKSGGFATVDVQKVTDGYKAMQLVQTDLKARQASSQAKLARRDSMPFLTEEEQVELDKLTDKAPASRSAADSARIKELTDKGARLGAEIDALRQKPDKDLSDADRQRIKDAAAAFDKAKQAFAALKETEDNSLREFAVSNQEALMKNFRSAVGKVATDKGISIVFDGQVALYAGTDLTAAVLAELNKK
- the lipA gene encoding lipoyl synthase; translation: MNRTLPEWLTKKIPDPRTVREVERMVRGASLHTVCESARCPNLGECWSKKTATFMILGDICTRACGFCAIKVGRPHAADPDEPARVAETARRMGLRHVVVTSVARDEMPDEGSGQFAATIRALREVMPGVIVEVLTPDFKGKRWCIRAVTDAQPDIFNHNIETIERLSPEVRPQARYQRSLDVLRAAKALDRRIFTKSGMMLGLGETFDEVVHALRDLRAAEVDTVTIGQYLRPTMSHLPVKEYVRPEVFTELERVGMEMGFLFVAAGPFTRSSYNAIEFSRRILSDRLAATAALA
- a CDS encoding sigma-70 family RNA polymerase sigma factor is translated as MPDLPPGDAHANRSFDALVAAYEKKIFNLVYRFLGDHEEAADITQETFISAYRAYRGFRGESQVYTWLYQIAVNHCRNRLRQRGRTRSLHMQSLDEPPAWDEGGPTSGREIADLSQAPHTVLEAKETRARILAAVETLPPEYREVVVLREMNGLAYNDIAATTGLTIDNVKTRLSRARAMLRRKLGPDL
- a CDS encoding translocation/assembly module TamB domain-containing protein, producing MRSLRRLLTLLVFTIPLVAIAMFGYFAVRRYLTRASQGIGPLLAQAATAALGHEVRIGSARVRGGHLVLADVAVAAGRTLAESGPIATARRVEVDLDLVNLLLERDQAVPIFGAARAEGLWAHVARDAAGRWNFADLIRPPRKPEGRPIVGRLTLADSTIVYNDAAAPHGRGRTPRPLHMTLTGVAGHIDTYRDRGLSWHVNMGSASRLFDSMEAQGTYDTQARAIALTVWATNVALASAVPRFLPADLDVTAGRASGRLTVLTRPDAQGLAAVGLWGEAAVRDASLASTRLARPLRQINATFTLVGDTLAGQAAGTLAGATVVVDGRAIGLTRTRVDARVRVAAPAIAPLIAAAGMTTRARELGLEGVRGSLTARGTVRGTLTDPAFQLAGRVSASGSARGARTGAEPGDFRVAAAGTLAHPRVAVAGTLPLVRFRDYRVTAIRLSGEYAERRAALDVRASIAGGAINARVDVALGPGPIRYSAAARLRGVRLARIPDLVTRLPRNAKVAGIASVDVDAQGTTGSTLPSGRMTVRVSSLNLNDMAFDGLSASLSSDGRVVRVEPLLLRAGSAVAIARGTIDVAARTLALRGTARGIHLADLPIKLDAAPDQPLTGVLFVRRFEARGPWSRPRITARAQTFGAGLGKFQVDVATIAITGTTEALSVQADAQRLPATLELTGMVRRPLSGQASVALSGSFEHLEVQDAARMAGNEATVTGTASGQIEVTGTLPNVRIAADPIQVDRPGFGDVILDRMTAVVTYALADHTLRVRDLIARLDQATLTGTASLERSGGLHASFEANDVPLSLLENPYTHLTGTAAAHGTLDGTLAEGKVAGLSGTIVVSVSDLTVAEEPLGDMRARVEVNDGRWRAAAATPDEPPIRIGTDQRYVALDEALYDQERNAVSVEGRVRNFSLDVLQQIAVRSPALAGRPDSIVTQWLSPAINPLSGSLDARFGVSGLATEPRASFEWQAVDMEVGGQPIRRFRGSVKADAGRIALEEATLEAEDLSIGASGTLVVDESLRGEVQVNNLTMDLLRRWFPGRAILARIGGTVDNAVVRAVGGTPSSPDLTVTAELRNVAIRAGEVASPTAPPAVQFDAVRLAAGIAGNRLYVEDLAVGLSKPPAPGETGPPERYEAHASGETRFAWGPPYVADDAPIRLEAHLPEQSLDLFNALLPGIDIDLDGRIRADMAYQGTLAELRRADQEIASGAAPPNVTGTVVVTANRIRYDRMSTVLDDVDATLELAGDRLRIGRNPLTGKEFSARVDVIDPRTGAAVVKGSPLVVRGSLPLRPGVAGGEPLTITAQRIVFAEAPLPVFGTGRAVGELAGAAEAEPGLALTVTGDVARPHIAGDIRVRRTDFKMPEVVAEAVGGPVALPVLPSFDLAIRLGERVRVSAAMMTVSVSSAEGAPVEIGGTIESPSINGTLTVDGGTLAFPTARFTIASGGTVTVRYPAYTEVHLTDPTLAILVNVTAQTRLTATSVNGVRKRYTITVEAQGPINSEAPVSILGSDDTPGAGAGRGLRLTFRSDPPDLALTSAGLQRRVTGLLGGQAAIESLFSRQGNVGRALAEQFTEILSAGLLPGLLDQLGIGRALGFSEFALEYNTFEQFTLRVSRPLFGPFEVTYWRRLSGARLAGSSVPAAWELKLSYRVRSHIQLSYTIDDQRTNEYRVEGVFRF
- a CDS encoding Gfo/Idh/MocA family oxidoreductase produces the protein MPVRVAFVGAGGIANAHMRALSQIEDARMVAFCDIDQARASAAAGTYGGKPYAELGAMLDAERPDAAYVCLPPHAHVGQEEELARRGIPFFVEKPIANTLERATTILEAVRMADLVTSVGYHWRYMACTRMARERLEGKTIGMALGYWLGGMPGVHWWRRMDMSAGQMVEQTTHIVDLARYLCGEIVEVYAAMTTRALADVEDFTVTDVGTMTAKFASGALGSFSNTCLLKGFGYTVGLHVVTPDIVVEVESSRCRALTAAGEEVAPPDGNPTVEEDRAFVRAVATGDRAGILSPYEDALRTLAVTLAANRSARNGRPERP
- a CDS encoding BamA/TamA family outer membrane protein, producing the protein MSGVGRRRLVRLAAACIALAGWLVPLLAAAQPQPAQPQPAQPQPAQPQPAQPQPAQPQPAQPQPAQPQPAQPQPPKIVDIVVVGNKSINRESIVATSGLKVGDPLTQASLDEAKRRLLLTQNFGANHPDNPEAGVTVQAQIEGEAAKVVIEVDENDVVRGINITGTGPVRAAIIRDLLQTTEGRVLNMGTLRSDIDRIQTYYTDHGYQAFVSSDISFNNGILTLPIVVGRIGQVRITGLKKTKEFVVTREMSQKSGEYFNIDQFRKDYTRIYNTGLFEDVSPTIGQPSPGVVDLNLSMQEKRTGTVSVFVGYSSRNQLVGGAEVGESNFLGRGQQISLRWDTGGLANRSGFEVGFTEPWLDKRHTSLSVNLYDKTVYRFAQRISSPDTPTNSTDYYEVRTGGQVMVSRPFSETYRGYVGLRYDNVRVPPLDLNPTDAAALQNGPLAAVNFRVTHNTRDVDLDPASGGYELYSLDVGQADLKPVRTTGGSTPVGGVFGTVTFQKYQADARRYFSLQGARKNLKDRRNVIALRLVLGTSTGTLPFFEQYFVGGAETLRGYNEDRFWGKNMFLGSVEYRAPLANALTGVLFADIGDAWGGAYENVRFQGFAQHAGFSPSLGLGLGLRVVTPIGPIRIDQGFGREGAKTHFSIGHVF